The Nocardioides sp. cx-173 genome segment GGCGACCAGGATGTTGAGCCCCGCGCGCACCGAGGCCTCGAGGAACGCCGCGGCGCGCGGTGTCATGGAGCCGAGCTCCACCAGGTCCGAGAGCCGCGCCGCACGCAGCACGAACTTGCGGATGTTGACCGCCGAGAACCCACGGCTGATGCCCTCCAGCACGACGTGCAGCCGGTGCCCCTCGGGCAGCATCGCGTCCACGAACGGCTGGCTGATATCGATGCGGCGACCACTGGACTTGAGCATCCGCTCGACGAGCTCGTCGACCTGCGCGCGGGTCAGCATCAGGTTGGTCAGCTCGTGACGCCCGTGCCGCGCGACGAAGACCCGCGACGGGTCGTTCACCCAGACCTCCTCGACCGCCGGGTCGTCCAGGAACGGCTGCAGCGGCCCGAACCCCGACACCCGCGCGACCAGCTCGCCGACCACCGCGCCCACGTCGGCCACCGGCGCGACCTGCCCGGTCAGGCTCCGCTCGTCGTGCTCGCGCACCACGCTCTCCGCGATCCGGCGTACGACGACCGCGTCGCGCTGCGGGTCCACGCCCTCGCGACGCACCAGCGCCCGCACGTGCTCATCAAGCTGGTCGACCAGCGCACCGTGCGCGTCGGACTGCGTCATCGCCATGACAGTCCCGCTTCCCGAGTCGGGTTCCTGACCAGAACGTAAGCCCCTCCCGCCCCCCTACACCACGGTCAGTCCTCAATCTGTGGATGAACCGGACTCCTGAGACAGATGTGACCTGCGATCCCAGTCGAGCGCGTGTTCACGAGGGTCGCCGCGGGCCCCGCCTGCGGGTGTGCCCCTTCACCGGCTTCCCGCTCTGCTTGGTGTGTGGCCGGACTTGGGTCGGGCCGGAGTCGGCCGCTCGGTGGGTCCGTTCGCGCACGAGGCTCCAGGCCTCCTCGCTCACTCCCCCGTAGCGCGAGGGATCGGTGTCGTCGAGTGCCTCGGCGAGCTCCCGGGCCGCGCCGGTCACGAGGGCGCGGGCTCGCCGCTCCGTCAGGCCCCACCGGACTCCTTCGGCGACCAGGTCGGAGACGTCGATGTCAGCCATGAAGTGCTTGCCGTTCACGTCCAGTGCCGAGCGCTGATTCTCTCGTGCGTGATGCAGGTGCATGGCGATGTCGTAGGCGGGGCTCAGTGCCACTCGGCCGTCCGGGTGCCGGATGAACGAGATGTTCTTGGCGTGCATGTCGGTGTTCCCGACCAGGTGCGAGAAGGTCACGAGGCGCAGCAGGGGGTCTGGGTCACCTCCGTCCATCGCGAGGACATCGTGGGCGTGCTTCAGCGAAGGCATTGCCGAGCCCCACTGGAACTTCCGGTTCGGATCGAGGGTGTTCAACCCGATTGCCTGCGCCAGGTCTTCCTGGTGGACGCGCAGGTGCGGGCTGTCGAAGTCGCGGTCGTAGCGCGGGACCGCGATGGCTCTCGTGTCACCGAAGTCGAGGACCTCAGCCTGCACGGTCGTGAGCCCCATCTTGCGGGCCAGGTCGAGACTGAGCACCTCGGTGTCGATGGTGTCGCCGATGATGGCCTCGGGCGCCCCAGCCCTTTTGATGATCCAGGTCGACGCAGCGCCGCCCTTGCACGAGTGCCAGATACCCTCGCCGTCTCGGTGCAGCGTGATCTTGGGGACCATGCCAGGCAGCGTGGATGACTCGCCCGTGACTCCGGTCGGGTCTGCGCGCGCGAAGCGGTCAGCGTTGCGGATGCGGTGGGCAACCTCGTCGATCGTGAGCGGCTCGTAGCGCCCGGCTCGGGTCGGGTCCCCTGCTCCGGAAGGGACGATCTGCGCGGCCCCAGGGGTGTCACGCCCGTAGGCGCGCACGAGGGCGAGGGAGTCATCCGGCGGCACTGCCGCTGCGAGCGCGTGGTTGACGCGGGCGTTGCCTTCGGGCAGGAGGCCGTCGATGTAGTTCTTCGTCGCCGCCGGGATGATGCGCTCGCCGATGGGCAGCTTCGCGGACAGGACCCGCGATCCCCGACCAAACGCCTCCTCGGCGTCAGTGGTCCAGGTCAGTTCGAGGCGCTCGTTGAATGACGCGGTGATCGTGGCGATGTGGACGCCGTAGAGCCAGATGTCGAGCGGCTCGCGGCTCACTGGTCGTCCTTGACGATCTCTACATGGGCACCAAGATCGCGCAGCACCTCGAAGAGTCGACTGCCGTAGATCGTGGGTCGCCCCGACTCCAGTTCGGAGATATAGCGGCGGCTCACCCCCAACTTCACGGCGAGTTCCTCTTGGGTGACGTCGCGCTCGTAGCGCAGGCGCGCCAGGGCCTCACCGAGGGCCTTCTGGGAGCGGATCGCGGTCATGATGACCTCCTGATGGGCGGTTATACGCGCTTTAACGTCATGGGCTGATAGTAGCCTGTCGCCCTGATGAGCGATTATCCGCCCGTCAGGTGCGCGGCCCCGGCTGGCCCACGAAGGCTCTCGACGTCCGGCCTCGCTCGGAGGCATCATGCAGTGAGAGCTTGACTGTGGAGAAGTACTGGCAAGGCATCGATTTGTCCTCACTGGCTTGCGACGGGACGGTCGCTCGGACGATCAATCACTTGCTGACCTATCCGGTCACGTCGCAGGGAGCCGGGTAGATCCGATGGTGTCGGTCACGTATGAGCTCGTGCCTGGCCTGACCCGGGAAGAAGTTCATGCGGGACCTTATGTTGACGCTACGGTCGAGCTGCACCCCGGAGTCGTGGTCGCCGAAGCTGCCGGCACTGTCCCGGGGAGCGTGCCAGGGGAGCCGGTCCAGGTGAAAAGGCACGACGCGGATGGCACACCGCTGAATGCTGGTGCTCAACAGAAATTCGTCACAACCGTCGAGTTGCGGGCCAAGCCGTGATCGTCCTCCCAGAGGGGGAGGTTCGCTGGAGCCCCAGCGACGGAAGCTGATTCTCAGCAGATTGTTGCGACGTCATGGTGTCGGCCCTTGGCAAGCTCGTGACGCCCGTGCCGAGCGACGAAGACCCGCGACGGGTCGTTCACCCAGACCTCCTCCACCGCCGGGTCGTCCAGGAACGGCCTCACCCACCGAACACGCGAACGATGCCGCGGACCACCAGGAAGAGTCCTACTGCGACCAGCAGCAGCACCGTCACCCACCGACCGCGGGCTTCGATGAAGTCGGCCAGCGACTGCAGAGCGCGGTGCGTGGGGTCGGGCGCCACCAGGGTCATCGCGATAGGCAGCCACGCCGGCAACGCGGTCACGACGGCCACGATGCAGGTCAGGACCAGGCGTGCGGGGACGGTGAGATCACTGGCGGCGATCTCCTTCGCCGCGGGGACCATGACCGCCAACGTCGTGAAGTTCGTCGCCATCGAGAACACCCCGAAGCCGAGCGCTTGGACCGGGCTGAGCCCGTAGGCGCGCGACTTCGAGGGCTTCGGGGTGCGCGGCCTGCGGTACCGCAGCACGGCAGCGACGAGGAGGAGAAGGGACCCGAGGGCGATGTCGAGGGAGGCGCTGAGGCTGGGCTCCTCGGGGAGGGCGATGGAACGTCCGAAGAGCACCAGGACGGACAGGATCGCCAGCGACGTTCCGCCGACGCCGATGGCGTAGCACCCCGCCACGCGGCGTCCGTCGCGCCCGGCGAGCAGCACGGTCTGCTCCGTGAGCATGACCGGGCTGACAGCGCCCGCGAATGCCAGCGGGACCACGAGCGCCAGGACACTGAGCATCAAGCCGAAGCGTAACGGCGGCACGGCGTCGGAGCTCGGTTCACCGGTCGTTGGCCGAGCCCGGAGCATGCGACTGCGCCGTCGGGCCGACCGTCAGCGAGACCACGACGCGCGTGACCCGAGCCAGGTCTCCCACGAGCATGGCCGGTGCTGCCCGGGGTACCAGCCGCCATGGCGGGGTTCATCCTGGGTCTCTGGATCGTGACGGCGGTGGGTGGCAGCTACCTGTGGAGCTTCACCACGGGTGTCGGGCGGCCCGAGAGCACCGCGCGCAGCAGCAGCCTGCCGCCGTCGGTGCTGTTCCTGCACCCGTTGGTCGGGCTGACCGGCTTCAGCACCTGGGTGGGCTACCTCTACGTGGGCGGCGACGTGCTGCCCTGGGTCGCGTTCGGGCTGCTGGTGACCGGCGCCCTGCTCGGCGACGTGCTGGTGATGCGCACGCTGCGGCCCCGAGCGCCGGCGCTCCTCGGCGCCGTCCCGGCGGACCAGGACCCCGAGCACAGCCTGGACGAGAACGCCGTGGCGAACGCCCGGCGGGCCGAGGACCTGATCCCCCGCCCGGTGATCGTCATGCACGGCGTGCTGGCCGCGCTGCTGATGCTGCTGGTGTTCCTCGTCGCGGTGGGAGTCGGTACGTCGGGCTGACCTCAGGCCCTCGCTAGCTCCTCTCCGAGTCCTCGAGGCTCACCTTGACCGCGGTGACGACCTCGTCGACCAGCCGCTCGTGCCAGTCGGAGTGCCGGGCCAGGTCGACCCGCATCACCAGCGCCGAGCAGATGGGACAGGTCAACGCGGCTTCCTCGTCGGTCGGGGTGCTCATGGCCGCTGGTACCCACCTCCGCGGGCGGTATGAGGCGGCCCGCGGACACGACGAAGCCCCTCCACCTGGGGGGAACGGGAGGGGCTCCGAGTCGGCGGCCCGAACCCGTCGGGCGCGTGCCGCCTACTCTTCCACCCCAAGCGGCCTGGGACGAGCGTCAAACTTATGCACTCCTGGGCCGGGACTGCACACGGGGTCGGCACACGGCCGCGACACTCCCGCCCCCTCGCGCTCCCCTAGACTCCCCGCGTGACGGTGCTCCGCGAGCTTCGCGACTCGGCGGTCGACGCGGCGCTGGTCGTGGTCGATGCCCTGCGCCTGCTGGGCCGCCACTGGCCGGCACTCGTCAGCGTCTTCCTGCTCGGCCTGGCCGCCCGCAACGCCGCCATGTGGGCGGCGGTGCTGCTCGGGCGCGACCACCCGGTGCTCGCCTCGCTCCTGGTCCCGCTGGCCCCTCTCTCCATGGTGATCGCCCTGGTCGTGATGCTGCGAGTGGCCGGGTCGTCGGCCCGCTGGACCCTGGGCGGCCCCGAGGACCTGACGGAGACGGGATGGGTCGCACGGCGCGAGCGGCTGGCCCTGCTCGCCTCGGCGCTGGTGCCCTTCCTGACGGTCTACGCACTGCAGGGCCACCTGGACGCGGACCGCAACCAGTTCATCAACGAGAGCTACGCCGACGAGTTCGCCTCCGGAGCCGCCTTCGCGGGAGGCGCGATCGACGACCGGACCCTGGTGACCGT includes the following:
- a CDS encoding ATPase, T2SS/T4P/T4SS family, producing the protein MTQSDAHGALVDQLDEHVRALVRREGVDPQRDAVVVRRIAESVVREHDERSLTGQVAPVADVGAVVGELVARVSGFGPLQPFLDDPAVEEVWVNDPSRVFVARHGRHELTNLMLTRAQVDELVERMLKSSGRRIDISQPFVDAMLPEGHRLHVVLEGISRGFSAVNIRKFVLRAARLSDLVELGSMTPRAAAFLEASVRAGLNILVAGGTQAGKTTMLNCLAAAIPGGDRVVSAEEVFELRNMSRIQTCDQLSISHKVSLSRRSSSPCRRSPPTSSTRYARTSPRTACSYRSRSISTGASSTATTGLRSRPSWASSAHVPRSTSRTTPRQWIWH
- a CDS encoding helix-turn-helix transcriptional regulator; the encoded protein is MTAIRSQKALGEALARLRYERDVTQEELAVKLGVSRRYISELESGRPTIYGSRLFEVLRDLGAHVEIVKDDQ
- a CDS encoding GAP family protein, with the translated sequence MLSVLALVVPLAFAGAVSPVMLTEQTVLLAGRDGRRVAGCYAIGVGGTSLAILSVLVLFGRSIALPEEPSLSASLDIALGSLLLLVAAVLRYRRPRTPKPSKSRAYGLSPVQALGFGVFSMATNFTTLAVMVPAAKEIAASDLTVPARLVLTCIVAVVTALPAWLPIAMTLVAPDPTHRALQSLADFIEARGRWVTVLLLVAVGLFLVVRGIVRVFGG
- a CDS encoding type II toxin-antitoxin system HipA family toxin; this encodes MSREPLDIWLYGVHIATITASFNERLELTWTTDAEEAFGRGSRVLSAKLPIGERIIPAATKNYIDGLLPEGNARVNHALAAAVPPDDSLALVRAYGRDTPGAAQIVPSGAGDPTRAGRYEPLTIDEVAHRIRNADRFARADPTGVTGESSTLPGMVPKITLHRDGEGIWHSCKGGAASTWIIKRAGAPEAIIGDTIDTEVLSLDLARKMGLTTVQAEVLDFGDTRAIAVPRYDRDFDSPHLRVHQEDLAQAIGLNTLDPNRKFQWGSAMPSLKHAHDVLAMDGGDPDPLLRLVTFSHLVGNTDMHAKNISFIRHPDGRVALSPAYDIAMHLHHARENQRSALDVNGKHFMADIDVSDLVAEGVRWGLTERRARALVTGAARELAEALDDTDPSRYGGVSEEAWSLVRERTHRAADSGPTQVRPHTKQSGKPVKGHTRRRGPRRPS